The DNA segment CCCCATGGGCGACACCGACCCGCACGCCCCCGCCGACCCCGTCCGGCATGCCCAGGACGTGTCGTACGGCGAACTCACCCCGAATGCGCCGCGTTCTACCGCGCGCTGGCGGTCTGGTCCTGGCCGACCGTGAACGTCCTGTGCGCCGCGCACGCGGCCGGCGTCGAGGAGGACCGGGCACGGGACATGCTGGAGCGGTTGGCCCGCGTCCATCTGCTGGAGGAAGTCGCGGAGGAGCGCTACCGCTTCCATGACCTGGCCCGGGCGCACGCCCGCGAGCTGGCGGTCGCCGAGGACGGGGAACGGCGGATGCGCGAGGCGGTCCGCCGGGTGGCGATCGCGTATCTGCGGTTCGCGGCGGCCGCGGACCTGCGGGTGATCCCGCACCGCTGGCACCTCGGCCCCGTCTACGACCGTCTCACCGTGCCGGAGCACCCCGAAGCGGGAGCCAGCGCCCGGGCGTTGGCGGAGCTGCGCGCCGAGCGACAGAACCTCGCAGCCGTCATCCACGCGGCCGAGCACCACGGCTACGACGACCTCGTGTGGCAGCTGTGCGAGGCGATGTGGAGCCTGCATCTGCGGCTCGGCTTCCACGCCCAGTGGATCGAGACGCATCTGCGCGGGGTCGAGGCCGCCCGGCGTGGCGCCGAGGAGTTCGGCGACCGGCGCGCGGTGGGCCGCATGCTGGTCCAACTGGCCTTCGCCTACATGGGGGTCGGCGACGCCGACAAGGCGGAGGAGGCCCTGGAGGCGGCCGTCGCCGCCGATGCGGCATGCGGGCATCTGCGCGGCCGGGCAACCGCTCTGGAGGCCCTCGGGCTGCTCCGCCTCAAGCTGTGGCGCCATGACGAGGCACGCCACGGCTTCGAAGAGGCCCTGCGCGTCCTGGGCGGCATCCGCGAGGGCGACGACGGATGGCGGGACGTCCCCCGCGCCACCGCACTCCTGGAGCACCACATCGGCCGCGCCCTCGTCCAGGAGGGAGAATTCCCGTCCGCCCTGGCGAAGTTGAACGACGCGCTGGTGCGCTTGCGCACCCTGCCCGACGGCG comes from the Streptomyces sp. SUK 48 genome and includes:
- a CDS encoding tetratricopeptide repeat protein — translated: MNVLCAAHAAGVEEDRARDMLERLARVHLLEEVAEERYRFHDLARAHARELAVAEDGERRMREAVRRVAIAYLRFAAAADLRVIPHRWHLGPVYDRLTVPEHPEAGASARALAELRAERQNLAAVIHAAEHHGYDDLVWQLCEAMWSLHLRLGFHAQWIETHLRGVEAARRGAEEFGDRRAVGRMLVQLAFAYMGVGDADKAEEALEAAVAADAACGHLRGRATALEALGLLRLKLWRHDEARHGFEEALRVLGGIREGDDGWRDVPRATALLEHHIGRALVQEGEFPSALAKLNDALVRLRTLPDGADTYNEGRVYMSLGEAHLSAGDPELALVCLDKAVETMTAEGAGLQLADALEQRAEGHALAGHPEAAAEDLRGAAERYEKQENTVGAERVRERLAALEG